Proteins encoded in a region of the Vibrio sp. CB1-14 genome:
- the rimI gene encoding ribosomal protein S18-alanine N-acetyltransferase, which translates to MSETHLDDVIAIEQQAHSHPWKTSMLTELNGRGAHNVVMLEDDKVVGYFYAQNVVGEVSLLNVAVSPRHQGQGYGRQLIQHLLAYCESCQADSAWLEVRESNSAAVSLYLSEGFNEVDRRRDYYPTEHGREDAVIMCYHFMFSV; encoded by the coding sequence ATGAGTGAAACACACCTTGATGATGTCATCGCGATTGAGCAGCAAGCCCACAGCCACCCTTGGAAAACGTCGATGCTTACTGAGCTAAATGGACGTGGTGCCCACAATGTGGTGATGCTTGAAGATGATAAAGTGGTGGGCTACTTCTACGCTCAGAATGTGGTAGGGGAAGTTTCATTACTCAACGTTGCAGTGTCGCCGCGTCATCAAGGACAAGGTTATGGCCGTCAGTTGATTCAGCACCTATTGGCCTACTGTGAGTCTTGCCAAGCTGACAGCGCTTGGCTTGAAGTGCGTGAAAGTAATAGCGCCGCAGTGTCGCTTTACCTATCAGAAGGCTTCAACGAAGTAGACAGACGCCGAGACTATTACCCAACTGAGCACGGGCGCGAAGACGCAGTCATCATGTGCTATCACTTCATGTTTTCAGTGTAG
- the prfC gene encoding peptide chain release factor 3: MSNPQFLQQVSKRRTFAIISHPDAGKTTITEKVLLFGNAIQKAGTVKGRGSAQHAKSDWMEMEKERGISVTTSVMQFPYNDCLVNLLDTPGHEDFSEDTYRTLTAVDSCLMVIDAAKGVEDRTRKLMEVTRLRDTPIVTFMNKLDRDVRDPMEVLDEVESELGMMCAPISWPIGCGKEFKGVYHIHRDETILYESGHGHEIQEVRIIKGLDNPDLDEAVGADLAESVREELELVMGACPEFDLESFLKGELTPVYFGTALGNFGVDHMLDGLTKWAPAPQTRQANERDVEATEDKFSGFVFKIQANMDPKHRDRIAFMRIVSGTYKQGMKMNHVRTGKNVSISDAVTFMAGDRARAENAYAGDIIGLHNHGTIQIGDTFTQGESLKFSGIPNFAPELFRRIRLKDPLKQKQLLKGLVQLSEEGAVQVFRPLQNNDLIVGAVGVLQFDVVVARLKSEYNVEAIYESVNVATARWIECDDDKKLEEFKRKNQTNLALDGGNNLSYVAPTMVNLNLAQERFPDVKFRATREH; the protein is encoded by the coding sequence ATGTCAAATCCTCAATTTTTGCAACAAGTTTCTAAGCGTAGAACGTTTGCGATCATCTCTCACCCGGATGCGGGTAAAACCACCATTACTGAAAAAGTACTGTTATTCGGAAACGCGATTCAGAAAGCAGGTACAGTAAAAGGCCGTGGCAGTGCACAGCACGCGAAGTCGGACTGGATGGAAATGGAAAAAGAGCGTGGTATCTCGGTAACAACTTCCGTGATGCAGTTTCCATACAACGACTGCTTGGTAAACCTTCTCGATACCCCAGGACACGAAGACTTCTCGGAAGATACTTATCGTACACTAACGGCGGTAGACTCTTGCTTGATGGTTATCGACGCTGCGAAAGGTGTCGAGGATCGTACTCGTAAACTGATGGAAGTTACCCGTCTTCGCGATACGCCTATCGTTACCTTCATGAACAAACTCGACCGTGACGTTCGTGACCCAATGGAAGTATTGGACGAAGTAGAAAGCGAACTTGGCATGATGTGTGCGCCAATCTCTTGGCCAATTGGTTGTGGTAAAGAGTTTAAAGGTGTTTATCACATCCACCGTGACGAAACGATTCTTTACGAATCTGGCCACGGTCACGAAATCCAAGAAGTACGCATCATCAAAGGTCTTGATAACCCAGATCTTGATGAAGCCGTAGGTGCTGATCTCGCAGAGAGCGTGCGCGAAGAGCTTGAGCTAGTAATGGGCGCATGCCCTGAGTTTGACCTAGAGTCATTCTTAAAAGGCGAACTGACGCCAGTTTACTTCGGTACTGCTCTTGGTAACTTCGGTGTTGACCACATGCTAGATGGTCTGACTAAGTGGGCTCCAGCGCCACAAACACGTCAAGCAAATGAGCGTGACGTTGAAGCAACAGAAGACAAGTTCTCTGGTTTCGTATTTAAGATCCAAGCAAACATGGATCCTAAGCACCGCGACCGTATCGCCTTCATGCGTATCGTATCAGGTACCTACAAGCAAGGTATGAAGATGAACCACGTTCGCACTGGTAAAAACGTCAGCATCTCTGACGCAGTAACCTTTATGGCGGGCGACCGTGCGCGAGCAGAAAATGCTTATGCTGGTGATATCATTGGTCTTCACAACCACGGTACTATCCAGATTGGTGATACCTTCACTCAAGGTGAATCACTGAAGTTCTCTGGCATTCCAAATTTCGCACCGGAGCTATTCCGCCGTATTCGCCTAAAAGATCCATTGAAGCAGAAGCAGCTACTGAAAGGTCTGGTTCAGCTATCTGAAGAGGGTGCAGTACAGGTATTCCGTCCACTACAGAACAACGACCTGATCGTTGGCGCGGTTGGTGTGCTTCAGTTTGACGTGGTTGTTGCGCGTCTAAAATCTGAGTACAACGTTGAAGCGATCTACGAGAGCGTGAACGTTGCGACAGCACGCTGGATTGAGTGTGATGACGATAAGAAGCTCGAAGAGTTCAAGCGTAAGAACCAAACCAACCTAGCGTTGGATGGTGGCAACAACCTAAGCTATGTTGCACCGACTATGGTGAACTTGAACCTAGCGCAAGAGCGTTTCCCAGATGTTAAGTTCCGTGCGACGCGTGAGCACTAA
- a CDS encoding BamA/TamA family outer membrane protein, with protein sequence MEKTNSKIFLAAISALCVSTNVGAMQQFIDPKDGMFDASQWVLDNAIGFMPVPIIITDPAVGVGGGAAMLFFHESEKRKQLRKENPDEVVGLPPSVTAVAAAGTENGSWLTGAFHFGSWQEDAWRYQGGLFYGSFNLKYYQGDVPFDFNIDGLYFMQDIDYRIAGSNWFVGAKYSLLSSKSTFDIGNAIPGIPPIDFDLEDAGVELKVTYDSRDTIFTPNDGLKAKFSTDFHNTAFGGDVDYQKARAQVNYFAPVREDLIIGVRGDYQTVSDDAPYYARPFINMRGIAAMRYQGQDMALAELEARYDVTPRWSIVGFTGTGKAVEDGQSFSDAEYQSVVGGGFRYLVARQLNMRVGVDAAKGPEEWAYYITVGHAWQL encoded by the coding sequence ATGGAAAAGACGAATAGTAAGATATTTCTGGCAGCTATTTCAGCCTTATGTGTTTCTACAAATGTAGGGGCGATGCAGCAATTCATTGACCCCAAAGACGGTATGTTCGATGCCAGTCAATGGGTGTTGGACAATGCTATTGGTTTTATGCCGGTACCTATCATCATCACTGATCCTGCGGTCGGCGTCGGTGGTGGTGCTGCAATGTTGTTTTTCCATGAGTCTGAAAAGCGCAAGCAGCTTCGTAAAGAAAACCCTGATGAAGTCGTTGGATTGCCACCTAGCGTGACAGCGGTCGCTGCCGCGGGAACCGAAAATGGCTCTTGGCTCACAGGAGCGTTTCACTTTGGCTCTTGGCAGGAAGATGCGTGGCGTTACCAAGGCGGTCTATTTTACGGCTCGTTCAACTTAAAGTATTACCAAGGCGATGTGCCGTTCGATTTCAACATCGATGGTCTCTACTTTATGCAAGATATCGATTATCGGATTGCCGGCAGCAATTGGTTTGTCGGTGCGAAATACTCACTTCTTTCTTCTAAAAGTACATTTGATATAGGCAATGCCATTCCGGGTATCCCACCGATCGATTTCGATCTTGAAGACGCTGGTGTCGAATTAAAAGTGACTTACGATAGCCGCGATACGATCTTTACCCCTAATGATGGCCTAAAAGCGAAATTCAGTACGGATTTTCACAATACAGCCTTTGGCGGCGATGTGGATTACCAAAAAGCGCGAGCTCAGGTGAATTACTTTGCGCCAGTGCGAGAGGATCTCATCATCGGTGTGCGTGGCGACTATCAAACGGTGAGCGACGATGCGCCATACTATGCACGTCCTTTTATCAATATGCGTGGTATTGCCGCGATGCGCTACCAAGGCCAAGACATGGCCTTGGCTGAGCTTGAAGCTCGCTATGATGTGACGCCACGTTGGTCGATTGTTGGGTTTACAGGAACGGGTAAAGCAGTTGAGGATGGTCAGAGTTTTTCTGATGCGGAGTATCAAAGCGTTGTCGGTGGTGGTTTTCGCTATTTAGTTGCGCGCCAACTGAATATGAGGGTGGGTGTCGACGCAGCTAAAGGGCCAGAAGAGTGGGCGTACTATATTACCGTCGGCCATGCTTGGCAGTTATGA
- a CDS encoding transmembrane adenylate cyclase, whose translation MSEQAPLDIRIEENQTRVKDQLNRILSSKAFDQSPKMKQLLSFVVEQTLAGNGDRLKQFTIATEVFDRDADFDHQADPIVRIQAGRVRRTLETYYLTEGVNDPLVLSIPKGRYSPIFTPQIPQAARQSTTLAQMVGDTNKALNPTLTVLPFLSLSDDAEKRFFAEGFGEELATELARFDMLKVVSMHALGDTNIDPRTSADVKGLGEKLNVSFITSGTMQALGNKVRIYAKLYRTDSGEQVWAEKYTCDLATDDLFSVQDDIIAEIVAELASSFGIIHREIYASCNQKKIEHLSTYEATLRYRHYLMTLTEDTHLQAMQALLSAVQNEPDIALLHAMLAVLYFDAEMLGMGQVDNAVETGLNHARRAVELEPSNQEAQMAMLMAYQLKDDVSGIIETVDKVLAINPNAAYQIGLCGWALCMAGEFERGLELLENSKALNPFRPPWFSLVSVVYKIMQDDFDGAEKSISKLSLRRLFWVPMLKAVIQVYKGEFKQAQASYKEMLQIRPDFEGNEERYLGAFISSPAIKNKLLEGLARL comes from the coding sequence GTGTCAGAACAAGCTCCATTAGATATTCGAATCGAAGAAAATCAAACCCGTGTGAAGGATCAACTTAATCGTATTCTTTCCAGTAAAGCGTTCGACCAAAGCCCGAAGATGAAGCAGTTACTCTCTTTCGTCGTCGAACAGACTTTGGCGGGCAATGGAGATCGACTCAAACAGTTCACCATCGCGACCGAAGTGTTTGATCGTGATGCCGACTTTGATCACCAAGCTGACCCAATTGTACGTATTCAAGCGGGGCGTGTTCGCCGCACACTTGAAACCTATTACCTAACGGAAGGGGTAAACGACCCGTTGGTGCTATCGATCCCTAAAGGTCGTTATAGCCCGATTTTTACCCCGCAGATCCCTCAAGCGGCACGTCAATCAACTACACTAGCCCAAATGGTGGGTGACACCAATAAGGCACTCAACCCAACTCTGACTGTACTGCCGTTTTTGTCGCTCTCCGATGATGCCGAGAAGCGCTTCTTCGCCGAAGGTTTTGGTGAAGAGCTTGCCACTGAGCTAGCCCGTTTTGACATGCTTAAAGTGGTATCGATGCACGCGCTGGGTGACACCAATATCGACCCTCGCACCTCTGCTGACGTAAAAGGTCTGGGCGAAAAACTCAATGTCTCTTTTATCACCTCAGGCACTATGCAAGCCCTTGGCAACAAGGTACGCATTTACGCTAAGCTTTATCGCACTGACAGCGGTGAGCAAGTCTGGGCTGAGAAGTACACCTGCGATTTAGCCACCGACGATTTGTTCTCTGTGCAAGATGACATCATCGCCGAAATCGTCGCTGAGCTTGCTTCAAGCTTTGGCATTATCCACCGTGAGATCTACGCCAGCTGCAATCAGAAAAAGATTGAGCATCTGTCGACGTACGAAGCAACCTTGCGCTATCGTCATTACCTCATGACACTGACCGAAGATACCCACCTGCAAGCGATGCAGGCACTACTAAGCGCGGTGCAAAACGAACCGGATATTGCCCTGCTACATGCCATGCTGGCCGTGCTCTATTTCGATGCCGAAATGCTCGGTATGGGACAGGTAGACAATGCAGTAGAAACCGGTCTGAATCACGCTCGTCGTGCCGTGGAGCTTGAACCAAGCAACCAAGAAGCACAAATGGCGATGCTGATGGCGTATCAGCTAAAAGACGATGTGAGCGGCATTATCGAAACCGTTGATAAAGTACTCGCTATCAACCCGAATGCCGCCTATCAAATTGGCCTATGTGGCTGGGCATTGTGCATGGCGGGAGAGTTTGAACGCGGCCTTGAGCTTCTAGAAAACTCCAAAGCGCTCAACCCATTCCGCCCGCCGTGGTTTTCATTGGTTTCTGTGGTGTACAAAATCATGCAAGACGACTTTGACGGCGCGGAAAAATCCATCAGTAAGCTGTCGCTACGCCGCCTATTCTGGGTACCGATGCTGAAAGCTGTGATTCAAGTGTACAAAGGCGAGTTCAAACAAGCTCAAGCCAGCTACAAAGAGATGCTACAAATCCGTCCTGACTTTGAGGGCAATGAAGAGCGCTACCTAGGTGCGTTTATCTCCAGCCCCGCGATTAAGAACAAGCTGCTTGAAGGGCTTGCTCGTTTGTAA
- the ubiT gene encoding ubiquinone anaerobic biosynthesis accessory factor UbiT: MLDKIRSQLVKNAAQILRSPVHFLPNKIQNRALLEGLKTVFKEALEDGDFEFLEDKWLKVHIRDLNLSWYISYSDESLIVADFEPQEDVSFSGNLNDLVLIAGRKEDPDTLFFQRRLSIEGDTELGLEVKNLMDSVDLDALPKPMLSALMHLAEFVHKGLQPDSEVKEVSNAYSN; the protein is encoded by the coding sequence GTGTTAGACAAGATTCGTAGTCAACTAGTTAAAAACGCAGCACAAATTTTGCGATCTCCAGTCCATTTTCTGCCGAACAAAATTCAGAATCGTGCCTTGCTTGAAGGACTAAAAACCGTTTTTAAAGAAGCACTTGAGGATGGTGACTTCGAATTTCTTGAAGACAAGTGGTTGAAAGTTCATATTCGTGATCTAAACCTCAGTTGGTACATTTCCTACAGCGATGAATCACTGATTGTTGCCGATTTTGAGCCACAAGAAGATGTCAGCTTCAGCGGTAATCTCAATGACTTAGTTTTGATCGCTGGTCGTAAAGAAGACCCGGATACGTTATTCTTCCAACGCCGCTTAAGTATCGAAGGCGATACTGAGTTGGGTCTAGAAGTGAAAAACTTGATGGACAGTGTCGATCTTGATGCGCTGCCAAAGCCGATGCTATCTGCACTCATGCACTTAGCTGAATTTGTACATAAAGGGTTGCAACCCGACTCTGAGGTGAAAGAGGTGTCCAATGCTTATTCGAACTGA
- the ubiU gene encoding ubiquinone anaerobic biosynthesis protein UbiU produces MELLCPAGNLPALKTAIDCGADAVYIGFKDDTNARHFAGLNFTGKKLERAAQYVHDHNKKLHIALNTFAHPNGFERWTNAVDQAADLGVDALIVADIAVLDYAANKYPDLELHLSVQASATNVAAIDFYHKNFNVKRVVLPRVLSIHQVKQLSRNMTSDVELEVFAFGSLCIMSEGRCYLSSYLTGESPNTVGACSPAKYVRWQETETGLESRLNDILIDRYAQGENAGYPTLCKGRFEAEVDGERKRYHALEEPTSLNTLSMLPELFAANVASVKIEGRQRSPAYVEQVTRTWREAIDMYQRNPEQYQVKPSWDNALANVSEGTQTTLGAYHRKWQ; encoded by the coding sequence ATGGAACTCTTATGCCCAGCGGGTAACTTACCTGCATTAAAAACGGCAATTGATTGCGGTGCCGACGCCGTCTATATCGGCTTTAAAGACGACACCAATGCCCGTCACTTTGCGGGTCTTAACTTTACAGGTAAGAAGCTTGAGCGCGCGGCTCAATATGTTCACGACCACAACAAGAAACTGCACATAGCACTGAACACGTTCGCTCACCCGAATGGATTTGAACGCTGGACTAACGCGGTCGATCAAGCCGCCGATCTCGGTGTGGATGCGTTGATCGTTGCCGATATCGCAGTACTCGATTATGCAGCAAACAAATATCCGGATCTTGAACTGCACCTATCCGTTCAAGCCTCAGCGACCAACGTGGCAGCCATCGACTTCTATCACAAGAACTTCAATGTCAAACGCGTCGTACTGCCGCGCGTGCTGTCGATCCATCAAGTAAAACAGCTCTCTCGAAACATGACCTCTGATGTCGAGTTAGAAGTGTTTGCCTTCGGCAGCCTTTGTATTATGTCGGAAGGTCGCTGCTACCTATCTTCTTACCTGACAGGCGAATCACCAAACACAGTAGGCGCATGTTCTCCGGCAAAATATGTACGCTGGCAAGAAACAGAAACCGGCTTAGAATCACGTCTAAATGACATTCTGATTGACCGCTACGCACAAGGTGAAAACGCCGGCTACCCTACTTTGTGTAAAGGCCGATTTGAGGCGGAAGTGGATGGTGAGCGTAAGCGCTACCATGCTCTTGAAGAGCCAACCAGCCTGAATACCTTATCTATGCTACCTGAGCTGTTTGCTGCCAATGTTGCATCAGTGAAAATTGAAGGCCGCCAACGCAGTCCTGCCTACGTAGAGCAAGTGACTCGTACTTGGCGTGAAGCGATTGATATGTACCAACGTAATCCAGAGCAATACCAGGTAAAACCAAGCTGGGACAACGCTCTGGCGAACGTTTCTGAAGGTACACAAACCACTCTCGGTGCTTACCACCGTAAGTGGCAATAA
- a CDS encoding SDR family NAD(P)-dependent oxidoreductase gives MSMPFQLTDKVVVLIGGTSGIGEAIAKRLINAGAKLMIAGINANEPELQTLEAHYVYADVTDEFSLSELMAIAFERFGQIDVLVNCAGSTNGYSTIMESKKSEYNANFEVNALGTALTIKHAVPYMPKGSSIINIASVAGTQGVPYLGALASSKWAVLGITQTAALELGTKQIRVNAVCPTSVDTPRAYASGGEPQLRMEKRAVPLGRIAKPEEVAAVVHFLASEDSSFVNGQSIGVDGGFSAGMSIDAYNQLAQ, from the coding sequence ATGTCTATGCCTTTTCAGCTCACAGACAAAGTTGTGGTGTTAATTGGTGGTACTTCGGGTATCGGTGAAGCGATAGCCAAACGTCTAATCAATGCTGGCGCCAAACTGATGATTGCTGGCATCAATGCCAATGAACCAGAATTGCAAACCCTAGAGGCACACTATGTCTATGCCGACGTCACCGATGAGTTTTCATTAAGTGAGTTGATGGCGATTGCGTTTGAACGTTTTGGGCAAATTGATGTACTGGTGAACTGTGCGGGCTCGACCAATGGTTACAGCACCATTATGGAATCCAAAAAGTCCGAATATAACGCCAACTTTGAAGTCAACGCGCTGGGTACTGCACTCACCATTAAACATGCGGTGCCATACATGCCAAAGGGCAGCAGCATTATTAATATCGCTTCTGTGGCGGGTACTCAAGGGGTGCCATATCTTGGCGCGCTTGCCAGCTCTAAATGGGCGGTGTTAGGCATTACCCAAACCGCGGCACTTGAGCTTGGCACTAAGCAAATTCGCGTCAATGCCGTGTGCCCAACCTCTGTTGATACCCCGCGCGCTTACGCGTCAGGCGGTGAGCCTCAGCTTCGAATGGAAAAACGTGCAGTACCACTTGGGCGCATTGCGAAGCCAGAGGAAGTCGCGGCGGTGGTGCACTTTTTAGCGTCAGAAGACAGCAGTTTTGTGAATGGTCAGTCGATTGGTGTCGACGGCGGATTTAGCGCAGGCATGAGTATCGATGCTTACAACCAGCTTGCGCAGTAG
- a CDS encoding putative bifunctional diguanylate cyclase/phosphodiesterase gives MSSKLLKEYFAKLTSNSPFFFAILDDEHRYWMVNDRYCDVAGLTHSDLIGMNDHEVLGTRFYHQLKPYYERAFLGESIEAEVTLDESDIESSLHFSVSPIELNGVVEYVVFHAIDTSEKQIITRSLEESETKFLKLTELIPDGLLLVEDGCIISANPASARLFGYSSQSDLLGESLTRLLRNESDNQRVQLDLHQVNAKVPLHFMTSEYCGIQRRLALHVDTANLFGANAHLILVQDLDEKPSPVTQTSHEDANIDALTKLYNRLGFTRCLDHFIEAGTPFVMLYLDIDNFKNINDSLGHHIGDRVIQEVSARLKRYLPQEAVLAHLGGDEFGIILPEPDSNIAADELAEKIIGLINQPFDLHHFSKRLACSIGSVQSPNDGNDARILLQNADTAMYEAKARGRNRLVKFNDQMNKEARMRLWLEIELQKALQQNGLEVWYQPKVNARDFSINGAEALVRWKHPVEGYISPASFIPVAEQAGLIESLGRVVMRDVFTTVKRWKLQGILPGRVAINLSPEQFGNPKLIDYMERLLRSTGLDPSCITFELTESAVMSNSEHTLQMLNSIKKLGFALSIDDFGTGYSSLSYLAHFPIDELKIDRAFIMDIDTLPKQLTVIENIINLGKSLNLSVVAEGVETRHQATLLSNLNCNSIQGFHFHRPQPKHEVEALFAQNRRHRN, from the coding sequence ATGTCATCCAAATTGTTAAAGGAATACTTTGCTAAGTTAACGTCTAATAGCCCCTTCTTTTTTGCTATTTTAGACGACGAGCACCGTTATTGGATGGTCAATGATCGCTACTGCGATGTGGCCGGACTTACTCACAGCGACCTCATAGGCATGAATGATCATGAGGTACTTGGCACCCGTTTCTACCACCAGCTCAAACCTTATTACGAACGCGCCTTTCTTGGTGAGTCGATTGAGGCAGAAGTCACACTCGACGAATCGGACATCGAATCTAGCCTGCATTTTAGTGTCTCTCCCATTGAGCTCAATGGTGTGGTTGAGTATGTGGTTTTTCATGCTATTGATACCTCTGAAAAACAGATCATTACCCGTTCACTCGAAGAGTCTGAAACTAAGTTTTTAAAGCTGACAGAGCTGATTCCTGATGGGCTATTGTTAGTCGAAGATGGTTGTATTATCTCAGCCAACCCAGCGTCGGCACGACTATTTGGTTACTCAAGCCAAAGTGATTTACTGGGCGAGTCACTCACGCGTTTGCTTCGCAACGAAAGTGATAACCAGCGAGTGCAACTCGATCTGCATCAGGTCAATGCCAAAGTGCCACTGCACTTTATGACCAGTGAGTATTGTGGCATCCAACGACGCTTGGCGTTGCATGTCGACACTGCGAATTTATTTGGTGCCAATGCGCACTTAATCTTAGTGCAAGACCTAGATGAAAAGCCAAGCCCAGTGACACAAACCAGTCACGAAGATGCCAACATTGATGCGCTAACGAAACTCTATAATCGCCTTGGTTTTACCCGCTGTCTCGATCATTTTATTGAGGCTGGTACGCCGTTTGTCATGCTCTATCTGGACATAGACAACTTTAAAAATATTAACGATTCACTTGGCCACCACATTGGTGACCGAGTTATCCAAGAAGTGTCGGCACGTCTTAAGCGCTACTTGCCGCAAGAGGCGGTGCTCGCTCACTTAGGCGGTGATGAATTTGGCATCATTTTGCCGGAACCCGATAGCAATATCGCTGCCGACGAACTGGCAGAAAAAATCATCGGCTTAATTAATCAGCCCTTCGATCTACACCACTTTAGCAAACGACTCGCCTGCTCCATCGGTAGCGTACAATCGCCGAACGACGGCAATGATGCGCGTATCCTGCTGCAAAATGCCGACACTGCAATGTACGAAGCCAAGGCGCGCGGTCGTAACCGATTAGTCAAGTTCAATGACCAGATGAACAAAGAGGCGCGAATGCGTCTATGGCTGGAAATTGAACTGCAAAAGGCGCTGCAACAAAATGGCCTCGAGGTTTGGTATCAGCCTAAAGTTAACGCGCGCGATTTCAGCATCAATGGCGCAGAAGCTCTGGTGCGTTGGAAGCACCCTGTAGAAGGCTACATCAGCCCAGCCTCTTTCATCCCAGTTGCTGAGCAAGCGGGCTTGATCGAAAGTCTTGGCCGCGTGGTCATGCGCGATGTGTTTACTACCGTTAAACGCTGGAAGCTACAGGGCATTTTACCAGGTCGCGTGGCGATCAACTTATCCCCAGAGCAGTTTGGTAACCCTAAACTCATTGATTATATGGAGCGCCTACTGCGCAGCACTGGACTCGATCCTAGCTGCATTACCTTCGAGTTGACCGAAAGTGCCGTCATGAGCAACAGCGAACACACGCTGCAAATGCTGAACTCTATTAAAAAGCTTGGCTTTGCACTGTCGATTGATGACTTTGGGACGGGCTATTCTTCGCTCTCGTATCTGGCTCATTTCCCTATTGATGAACTTAAGATCGACCGCGCTTTCATCATGGATATTGATACCCTGCCTAAGCAGCTAACGGTGATTGAAAACATCATCAACTTAGGTAAATCACTCAACTTGTCTGTGGTGGCCGAAGGGGTGGAAACGCGTCATCAGGCGACGCTGCTGTCAAATCTCAACTGTAACTCTATTCAGGGTTTCCACTTCCACCGTCCGCAGCCTAAGCACGAAGTGGAAGCGCTATTTGCCCAAAATCGTCGCCACCGAAACTAG
- a CDS encoding DNA polymerase III subunit psi, with product MHNRTTLQLMGIQTWELTHPERLPHSAQARFSLPESCQLLLVSPMKPQGDKVAFFEKILKAMKLELSQALHITPDMLSQLDAEPMPGWIWLCGVESAQQRLGQWTEQHAKQLNQSPRTLISPPLAEIEGQDAHKRQLWNQIRAKQ from the coding sequence ATGCATAACCGCACTACGTTACAGTTGATGGGGATCCAGACCTGGGAATTGACACATCCTGAGCGACTACCGCACAGTGCTCAGGCTCGCTTTTCTTTGCCCGAATCTTGTCAGTTGTTACTTGTCTCGCCGATGAAACCACAAGGTGACAAGGTTGCCTTTTTCGAAAAGATCCTCAAAGCGATGAAGCTTGAACTGTCACAGGCGCTGCATATTACGCCGGACATGCTCAGTCAATTGGATGCAGAGCCGATGCCGGGTTGGATTTGGCTTTGTGGCGTTGAATCGGCGCAACAGCGGCTGGGTCAATGGACAGAACAACATGCCAAGCAGCTCAACCAATCACCACGTACTTTAATCTCGCCACCGCTGGCAGAGATAGAAGGTCAAGATGCCCACAAGCGTCAACTTTGGAATCAAATCCGTGCCAAACAGTAA
- a CDS encoding GNAT family N-acetyltransferase — MLIRTEAPADILAIDRLLKSVFETDAEANLVMVLRENSRLTLSLVACSDEGEVIGHVLFTPVSIDGEELSWQGLAPLAVATSHQGKGIAKALVKEAFETLLDFGYPACVVLGDPNYYSKFGFTSASEFGLKCQWEVPEGAFQVQSLTEQTIPELLEGKTGTIEYSPEFLEL, encoded by the coding sequence ATGCTTATTCGAACTGAGGCACCTGCCGACATATTGGCGATTGACCGCCTACTGAAGTCGGTGTTTGAAACCGACGCCGAAGCCAATCTGGTCATGGTGCTGCGTGAAAACAGCCGATTAACGCTCTCTTTGGTTGCGTGCAGTGATGAAGGCGAGGTGATTGGTCATGTACTGTTTACACCAGTATCGATAGATGGCGAAGAGCTGTCTTGGCAAGGGCTTGCACCACTTGCTGTGGCGACGTCACACCAAGGTAAAGGTATCGCGAAAGCTTTGGTTAAAGAGGCATTCGAAACGTTACTCGATTTTGGTTATCCTGCTTGTGTGGTGCTAGGTGACCCGAACTACTACTCGAAATTTGGTTTTACCTCTGCCAGTGAGTTTGGCTTAAAGTGCCAGTGGGAAGTGCCAGAGGGCGCATTCCAAGTGCAGTCATTAACCGAACAGACGATTCCAGAGTTATTGGAAGGCAAAACGGGCACCATTGAGTACAGTCCTGAATTCTTAGAGTTGTAA